In Flavobacterium endoglycinae, one DNA window encodes the following:
- a CDS encoding efflux RND transporter periplasmic adaptor subunit: MKLKTKNSKQFACNNLLVTLIAAAALTACHNKTETKENESFSLQGDTIIVPAQSMIASKLKLETVKNEPYEFELQTAGIVKAIPNSYAEIAPPFSGRVTKVYIKLGMKTQAGTPLFEMVSPDFTDAQKNFFQAKSGYQTAKLSLKRQQDLKTHGVGSQKDLEEAETSFEVSEKEYQNAAASLKIFGVNINKLVFGQPLAVTSPIAGEVIANELVMGQFLKEEDAPKAKIADLKKVWVAGQIKEKDIRFIHELDKAEIQAGAYPDKKITGKIFHVDEIIDETTRSVQVLIECPNADHLLKPGMYVSVNFTDTPVNTLFVPAKAVLQFNDKSFVFVQLADRKYARRYVETGVSQNGKIAIQSGLQPNETIISEGAFYLLEAK; encoded by the coding sequence ATGAAACTAAAAACTAAAAACAGTAAACAATTCGCATGTAACAATCTTTTAGTAACACTAATTGCTGCAGCCGCATTAACAGCCTGTCACAATAAAACTGAAACGAAAGAAAACGAGTCTTTTTCTTTACAAGGCGATACCATCATAGTTCCTGCACAATCGATGATTGCTTCAAAATTGAAACTGGAAACCGTAAAAAATGAACCTTACGAGTTTGAGTTACAAACTGCCGGTATTGTTAAGGCAATTCCGAACTCGTATGCCGAAATTGCTCCTCCGTTTTCCGGAAGAGTAACCAAAGTATATATAAAACTGGGCATGAAAACCCAAGCTGGAACACCGCTTTTTGAAATGGTTTCACCTGATTTTACAGACGCGCAAAAAAACTTCTTTCAGGCAAAATCCGGTTATCAGACCGCGAAGCTTTCTTTAAAACGTCAGCAGGATTTAAAAACTCATGGCGTAGGTTCCCAAAAAGATCTCGAAGAAGCGGAAACGAGTTTTGAAGTCAGCGAGAAAGAATACCAAAATGCGGCTGCGAGCCTAAAAATATTTGGAGTTAATATCAATAAATTAGTTTTTGGACAGCCATTAGCAGTTACTTCTCCCATTGCAGGAGAAGTGATTGCCAATGAATTGGTTATGGGACAATTTTTAAAAGAAGAAGATGCTCCCAAAGCCAAAATTGCCGATCTGAAAAAAGTATGGGTTGCAGGGCAGATTAAGGAAAAAGACATTCGGTTTATTCATGAATTGGATAAAGCCGAAATTCAGGCCGGAGCTTATCCTGACAAAAAAATCACAGGAAAAATATTCCACGTTGACGAAATAATCGACGAAACGACACGAAGTGTTCAGGTTTTAATTGAATGTCCCAATGCGGATCATCTGCTTAAACCCGGCATGTACGTATCTGTAAATTTCACCGATACCCCCGTAAATACCTTGTTTGTTCCAGCAAAAGCGGTACTGCAATTTAACGACAAAAGCTTTGTATTTGTACAATTAGCCGACAGAAAATATGCACGCCGTTATGTAGAAACCGGAGTATCACAAAACGGGAAAATAGCAATCCAGTCGGGACTGCAACCAAATGAAACCATTATCAGTGAAGGAGCCTTTTATCTCCTTGAAGCAAAATAG